GCCGTCTGCGCCGAAGAAAAAACTTCCGCCGCCGGTTGCCGTGGCTTTTAAGACCCGTGATGGCGTGCAGCTTTCGGCCACGTTTTATCCCACTCCCTTGGAAAAAGACGCGCAGAAAGACGCCGTGCCGGTGATTTTGCTGCATTCGTTCAAAGGCAGCCGGGCGGAATTCAACGATTTGGCGGTTGCATTGCAGGAGGCCGGCTGTGCGGTTCTGGCTCCCGACTTGCGCGGTCACGGCCAGAGTACTCGCCGCACCACGTCGGAGGGCAACGACGTGGAAATTGAGCAGGCGCTGATGATTCGGCAAGATTTTGATGCCATGGCCCATTCCGATGTCGATACCAGCGGCGACGTGGAAGCCTGCAAAAAGTTTCTCATGGATAAAAACAATGCAGGCCAGCTGAATATCGACAAGCTGGTGCTAATTGGCGCCGAAATGGGGGCCGCTGTCGCCATTAATTGGGCCCGCCGTGATTGGTCGTGGGAGCCATTGGCCTCGGGCAAGCAGGGGAAAGATGTGAAGGCGTTGGTGTTGCTTTCGCCGGAGTGGTCGTTTCGTGGGCTAACGATTGGAACGGCTGTGGCCGATCGCGATT
This Pirellulales bacterium DNA region includes the following protein-coding sequences:
- a CDS encoding alpha/beta fold hydrolase, encoding MPSAPKKKLPPPVAVAFKTRDGVQLSATFYPTPLEKDAQKDAVPVILLHSFKGSRAEFNDLAVALQEAGCAVLAPDLRGHGQSTRRTTSEGNDVEIEQALMIRQDFDAMAHSDVDTSGDVEACKKFLMDKNNAGQLNIDKLVLIGAEMGAAVAINWARRDWSWEPLASGKQGKDVKALVLLSPEWSFRGLTIGTAVADRDFASQVSWMILVGQQDPKIYPDAKRLYSALEKTPLPTTAEAPGKPAIEFHQFATSLEGTKLLAKNFNTTAEILMFIEKQVAKTAHPWMNRKSPLQ